A region from the Inhella inkyongensis genome encodes:
- a CDS encoding methyl-accepting chemotaxis protein — translation MTTRAELSLVNRMWLPVAVIVAVLFVMALATVSRTVRLIDESKVQQAAQIDRLEGAMTWHELATRHADLSQLVLQGGSAQAARLDQTAQRLTEVAQRLGEAGQAIQGPQQAYLAAAEAARKGADAAAWPAQAGAQAEALQKALEDFVTAQKAEARALQDQISAARMKTVWAVVALVPLIAIFLSLSTLYLVRKIIRPVKTLINLAEHIAEGDLSREVRVDRGDELGKLQHAIEEMRQELAEMVTQAREGADSVRTASSEIANGNMDLSQRTEQAAAHVQQTSHAINELGSAVRQTAQSAATANELAQGAAGVAQRGGAVVGQVVATMDEISASSRKIADIIGVIDGIAFQTNILALNAAVEAARAGEQGRGFAVVASEVRSLAGRSADAAKEIKTLISASVERVEHGSRQVQDAGATMQDIVASVGRVSDVIGEISASSAEQSQHLGDVAASMTDLDQMSQSNAALVEQGAAAAESLKDQAAKLAALVSKYKVAGEGLGNYALQRSPRLTA, via the coding sequence ATGACGACGCGCGCAGAACTGTCTTTGGTCAATCGCATGTGGCTGCCGGTGGCAGTCATCGTGGCCGTGCTGTTTGTGATGGCCCTGGCCACGGTGAGCCGCACGGTGCGGCTGATCGATGAATCCAAGGTGCAGCAGGCGGCGCAGATCGACCGCCTGGAAGGGGCCATGACCTGGCATGAGCTGGCCACGCGCCATGCCGACCTGAGTCAGTTGGTGTTGCAGGGCGGCAGTGCTCAGGCCGCGCGTCTGGATCAGACCGCGCAGCGCTTGACCGAAGTGGCTCAGCGCCTGGGTGAAGCGGGGCAGGCCATCCAAGGCCCGCAGCAGGCCTATCTGGCCGCCGCCGAGGCGGCGCGCAAAGGGGCGGACGCCGCCGCCTGGCCGGCCCAGGCCGGCGCGCAAGCCGAGGCCCTGCAGAAAGCACTGGAAGATTTTGTGACGGCGCAAAAGGCCGAGGCCCGGGCGCTGCAGGATCAAATCAGTGCTGCGCGCATGAAGACGGTGTGGGCGGTGGTGGCCCTGGTGCCGCTGATCGCCATCTTCCTGAGCCTGTCCACGCTTTATTTGGTTCGCAAGATCATTCGCCCGGTCAAGACGCTCATCAATCTGGCCGAGCACATTGCCGAGGGCGATCTGAGCCGCGAGGTGCGGGTAGACCGCGGCGATGAGCTGGGCAAGCTGCAGCACGCCATTGAGGAGATGCGCCAAGAGCTGGCCGAGATGGTGACGCAGGCGCGCGAGGGCGCTGACAGCGTGCGCACCGCGTCGAGCGAGATCGCCAACGGCAATATGGACCTGAGTCAGCGCACCGAGCAGGCCGCCGCCCATGTGCAGCAGACCAGCCATGCCATCAACGAATTGGGCAGCGCCGTGCGCCAGACGGCGCAGAGTGCAGCCACCGCCAACGAACTGGCGCAAGGGGCAGCCGGCGTGGCCCAGCGCGGCGGCGCCGTGGTGGGCCAGGTGGTGGCCACGATGGACGAGATCAGCGCCAGCTCGCGCAAGATCGCCGACATCATTGGCGTCATCGACGGCATCGCCTTCCAGACCAACATCCTGGCGCTCAACGCCGCCGTGGAAGCCGCGCGTGCCGGTGAGCAAGGGCGCGGCTTTGCCGTGGTGGCCAGCGAGGTGCGATCGCTGGCCGGCCGCTCGGCCGACGCCGCCAAAGAGATCAAGACCCTCATCAGCGCCAGCGTGGAGCGCGTGGAGCACGGCAGTCGCCAGGTGCAGGACGCCGGCGCCACCATGCAGGACATCGTGGCCAGCGTCGGCCGCGTCAGCGATGTGATCGGCGAGATCTCCGCTTCCAGCGCCGAGCAGAGCCAGCACCTGGGCGATGTGGCGGCCTCGATGACCGATCTGGATCAGATGTCCCAGTCCAACGCCGCCCTGGTGGAGCAAGGCGCCGCGGCGGCCGAGAGTCTGAAGGATCAGGCGGCCAAGCTGGCGGCCTTGGTCAGCAAGTACAAGGTGGCGGGGGAGGGGCTTGGCAATTACGCGCTCCAGCGTTCACCCCGTTTGACGGCATGA
- a CDS encoding DUF885 domain-containing protein, with translation MLAELAERYFQQGLELNPQTGSQLLGEARFEGRLGLSLRPEHRARDTALQQGLLRELQRIDPRALQPEERITHQLLRQEARDRLALLAFPEHLLPINQYGGLPVQLAEWASGQSLQPFGTAAHYRGYLARLRHLPAWVDQAIANLREGQRRGIVVNRALLERGLKNLRELAQTDFDQHPYSAPLRRWPAGIGVEDQQALTSEYRHALGEEIQPALRRLVQFLDTEHLPHTRQTAGLGALPGGKAWYAERVRQHTTTALTPDQVHRLGLQEVARLHQRVDALRQRVGYAGDVTAFLADRQWRDDLQPFRSEAEILDAYRALNARIAAGLPALFERFPKAALAIQAEPEISRATASDHYEPPAMDGSRPGIYYAVIQDPREYERQWMVSLLLHEAQPGHHFQMASQQELDLPQFRKHLWFTAYGEGWALYTETLGYALGLYQDDPVAELGHLKMALHRAIRLVVDTGLHHLGWSREQTIDYIRRTEGAKEDDARRATERYMADPGQALGYMVGALKIQALRERAEKALGARFSLPAFHTQVLRLGCVPLDVLEREIGRWIKDQAGPKPRS, from the coding sequence GTGCTGGCCGAACTGGCCGAGCGCTACTTTCAGCAGGGCCTGGAACTCAACCCGCAGACTGGCAGCCAGCTGCTGGGTGAGGCACGCTTTGAAGGGCGCCTGGGCCTGAGCCTGCGCCCCGAGCACCGTGCGCGTGACACGGCGCTGCAGCAAGGCCTGCTGCGTGAACTGCAGCGCATAGACCCGCGCGCGCTCCAGCCCGAGGAGCGCATCACCCATCAGTTGCTGCGCCAAGAAGCGCGCGACCGGTTGGCCCTGCTCGCCTTCCCCGAGCACCTGCTGCCCATCAACCAGTACGGCGGTCTGCCCGTGCAACTGGCCGAGTGGGCCAGCGGCCAGTCCTTGCAACCCTTCGGCACTGCTGCGCATTACCGCGGCTACCTGGCCCGGCTGCGCCATCTGCCGGCTTGGGTGGACCAGGCCATCGCCAACCTGCGCGAGGGCCAGCGCCGCGGCATCGTCGTCAACCGTGCCTTGCTGGAGCGCGGCCTCAAGAACCTGCGCGAGCTGGCGCAGACGGACTTTGATCAGCACCCCTACAGCGCGCCACTGCGGCGCTGGCCCGCAGGCATCGGCGTCGAAGACCAGCAGGCACTGACCTCCGAATACCGCCACGCACTGGGCGAAGAGATCCAGCCCGCGCTGCGCCGCCTGGTGCAATTCCTGGACACCGAGCACCTGCCCCACACCCGCCAGACCGCGGGCCTCGGAGCCCTGCCCGGCGGCAAGGCCTGGTATGCCGAACGGGTGCGCCAGCACACCACCACGGCGCTCACCCCCGATCAGGTGCACCGCCTGGGCCTGCAGGAAGTGGCGCGTCTGCACCAGCGCGTGGATGCCCTGCGCCAGCGAGTGGGCTACGCGGGCGATGTCACCGCCTTCCTGGCTGACCGCCAGTGGCGCGATGACCTGCAGCCCTTCCGCAGCGAAGCCGAGATCCTGGACGCCTACCGCGCGCTGAACGCCCGCATCGCCGCCGGCCTGCCCGCGCTGTTCGAGCGTTTCCCCAAGGCCGCGCTGGCCATCCAGGCAGAGCCCGAGATCAGCCGCGCCACGGCCTCGGACCATTACGAGCCGCCCGCCATGGACGGTTCGCGGCCCGGTATCTACTACGCGGTGATCCAGGACCCGCGCGAGTACGAGCGCCAGTGGATGGTCTCGCTGTTGCTGCACGAGGCCCAGCCCGGCCACCACTTCCAGATGGCCAGCCAGCAGGAGCTGGACCTGCCGCAGTTCCGCAAGCACCTGTGGTTCACCGCCTATGGCGAAGGCTGGGCGCTCTACACCGAGACCCTGGGCTATGCGCTGGGCCTCTATCAGGACGACCCCGTGGCCGAACTGGGTCATCTGAAGATGGCCCTGCACCGCGCCATCCGCCTGGTGGTGGACACCGGCCTGCACCACCTAGGCTGGAGCCGCGAGCAGACCATTGACTACATCCGCCGCACCGAGGGCGCCAAGGAAGACGACGCCCGCCGCGCCACCGAGCGCTACATGGCCGACCCCGGCCAGGCCCTCGGCTATATGGTGGGCGCCTTGAAGATCCAGGCGCTGCGCGAACGGGCCGAGAAAGCTTTGGGCGCACGATTCAGCCTACCGGCCTTCCACACCCAGGTGCTGCGCCTGGGCTGCGTGCCGCTGGATGTGCTGGAGCGGGAGATCGGGCGTTGGATCAAGGACCAGGCCGGGCCGAAACCTCGTAGCTGA
- a CDS encoding metallophosphoesterase family protein, with translation MKRMTARGLALALTLLGVALAPQAQDEAAPRRNGQGGGQGGGQGGKGGRGGAWTLPAELAPQQELSVLLGRPTARSVTLNLLAASARELRLRWGRADRPRETWTTGPNLSLRAGEPLEFELSGLSPDARHGYELQQRRTGDAAWQTLEAQTFHTQRAPGQAFSFALQGDSHPERGHQFDPRLYAQTLRAAAQAQPDFYLTLGDDFSVDTLKEWTRDSVSGRYLLQRPFLSLIGRTAPLFLVNGNHEQAAGANLDGGPDNVAVWAQTARNRLYPQPAPDGFYSGNAEPVPHIGLLRNYYAWTWGDALFVVLDPYWHSRGPADNALGSRDKGGKGGRDLWDNSLGDAQYHWLRQTLEGSRARYKFVFAHHVLGTGRGGVEMATQFEWGGRNRQGRDEFAQRRPGWPLPIHALMVKTGVTIFFQGHDHVFARQELDGVVYQTVPEPADPNQAFYFREHYRSGELLPNSGWLNVQVGPEKVRVAYRRSWLPDQPAPEPREFSYEVSARPGP, from the coding sequence ATGAAACGAATGACAGCTCGAGGTCTAGCCCTCGCCCTGACCTTGTTGGGCGTGGCCCTGGCACCGCAGGCCCAGGACGAGGCGGCACCGCGTCGCAACGGGCAAGGCGGGGGCCAAGGTGGGGGCCAAGGCGGCAAGGGCGGACGAGGCGGGGCCTGGACCCTGCCCGCCGAGCTGGCGCCGCAGCAAGAGCTGTCGGTACTGCTGGGCCGCCCCACGGCGCGCAGCGTGACGCTGAACCTGCTGGCCGCCAGCGCGCGCGAGCTGCGCCTGCGCTGGGGCCGCGCCGACCGCCCCCGCGAGACCTGGACGACCGGCCCGAACCTGAGCCTGCGGGCCGGCGAGCCGCTGGAGTTCGAGCTCAGCGGCCTGAGCCCCGATGCACGCCACGGCTACGAGCTGCAACAACGCCGCACGGGCGACGCTGCCTGGCAGACGCTGGAGGCGCAGACCTTTCACACCCAGCGTGCACCGGGCCAAGCCTTCAGCTTTGCGCTGCAGGGCGACTCGCACCCCGAGCGCGGTCATCAGTTCGACCCCCGGCTCTACGCGCAGACCCTGCGCGCCGCCGCCCAAGCGCAGCCGGACTTCTACCTGACCCTGGGCGACGACTTCAGCGTGGACACCTTGAAGGAGTGGACGCGCGACAGCGTCAGCGGGCGCTATCTGCTGCAGCGGCCGTTTCTGTCGCTGATCGGGCGCACGGCGCCGCTCTTTCTGGTGAACGGCAACCACGAGCAGGCGGCGGGCGCGAACCTGGACGGCGGGCCGGACAACGTGGCCGTGTGGGCGCAGACCGCGCGCAACCGCCTCTACCCCCAGCCTGCACCGGATGGCTTCTACAGCGGCAATGCCGAGCCCGTGCCCCATATCGGCCTGCTGCGCAATTACTACGCCTGGACCTGGGGCGATGCGCTCTTCGTGGTGCTGGACCCGTATTGGCACAGCCGCGGCCCGGCGGACAACGCGCTGGGCAGCCGGGACAAGGGCGGCAAGGGCGGGCGTGATCTGTGGGACAACAGCCTGGGCGACGCCCAGTACCACTGGCTGCGCCAGACCCTGGAGGGCAGCCGCGCGCGCTACAAATTCGTGTTCGCCCACCATGTGCTGGGCACCGGACGCGGCGGGGTGGAGATGGCCACCCAGTTTGAATGGGGTGGGCGCAACCGCCAGGGCCGCGACGAGTTTGCGCAGCGCCGTCCGGGCTGGCCGCTGCCCATCCATGCGCTGATGGTCAAGACTGGGGTGACCATCTTCTTCCAGGGCCACGACCATGTGTTCGCGCGCCAGGAACTCGATGGCGTGGTCTACCAGACCGTGCCCGAACCCGCCGACCCCAACCAGGCCTTCTACTTCCGCGAGCACTACCGCAGCGGCGAGTTACTGCCCAACTCAGGCTGGCTGAACGTGCAGGTCGGGCCCGAGAAAGTGCGGGTGGCATACCGGCGCAGCTGGCTGCCCGACCAGCCGGCGCCGGAGCCGCGCGAGTTCAGCTACGAGGTTTCGGCCCGGCCTGGTCCTTGA
- a CDS encoding metallophosphoesterase family protein, which translates to MPNRRAMALWGLVLGSSLAWAAWAQGRPVEGAEEPRGRPREGPAHQMVSLGAAPALDLVLGRPGPDRVLLSLFAREALSGLQLWRAEGEAPLRAEGVALALAAGEVKPLTLSGLKPNQRYRVELRRGGQTLATAQWHTARPAGQAFAFTISADSHLDQNTDAAQYQRSLAAVRALGPDFHIDLGDTFMVDKHSDRAAAEQQYLAQRQAFSQLGLPLFLVLGNHDGEDRKLLKQGADSLGLWAHQRRQHYFPNPEPDGFYSGIAQPDPLTGAPLRDHYAWTWGDALFVVLNPYWHAPPQAPGGGRGRRAEERWQLSLGEAQYRWLRQTLEGSRARHKFVFVHQLIGGRDRQGRGGVEAAGFGEWGGLNADGSPGLAQQRPGWPEALHPLFVRTGVTAVFKGHDHLYALQRRDGIVYQTVPQPGHGEGGPDPADYGYTEGLLRNSGGLLRVSVRPDGLDLDYLGTGSPGAPRLLHRETLSTPERRP; encoded by the coding sequence ATGCCGAACCGCCGTGCGATGGCCCTGTGGGGGCTGGTGCTGGGCAGCAGCCTGGCCTGGGCCGCTTGGGCACAGGGGCGCCCTGTGGAGGGCGCCGAGGAGCCGCGTGGCCGCCCGCGCGAGGGCCCGGCCCATCAGATGGTGAGCCTGGGCGCCGCGCCGGCCCTGGACCTGGTGCTCGGCCGCCCGGGGCCGGACCGGGTGCTGCTCAGCCTGTTCGCCCGCGAAGCCCTCAGCGGCCTGCAACTGTGGCGCGCCGAGGGCGAGGCCCCGCTGCGAGCGGAAGGAGTGGCTCTGGCGCTGGCCGCCGGCGAAGTGAAGCCACTGACGCTGAGCGGGCTGAAGCCCAATCAGCGCTACCGCGTGGAGCTGCGCCGCGGCGGGCAGACCCTGGCCACGGCCCAGTGGCACACCGCGCGGCCGGCCGGGCAGGCCTTTGCGTTCACGATCAGCGCCGACTCGCACCTGGACCAAAACACCGATGCCGCCCAGTACCAGCGCAGCCTGGCCGCCGTGCGGGCCCTGGGCCCCGACTTCCACATCGACCTGGGCGACACCTTCATGGTGGACAAGCACAGCGACCGCGCGGCGGCAGAGCAGCAATACCTGGCCCAGCGCCAGGCCTTCAGCCAGCTGGGCCTGCCGCTCTTTCTGGTGCTGGGCAACCACGATGGCGAGGACCGCAAGCTGCTCAAGCAAGGCGCCGACAGCCTGGGCCTGTGGGCGCACCAACGCCGCCAGCACTACTTCCCCAACCCGGAGCCCGATGGCTTCTACAGCGGCATCGCCCAGCCCGACCCCTTGACCGGCGCGCCGCTGCGCGACCACTACGCCTGGACCTGGGGCGATGCGCTCTTTGTGGTGCTCAACCCCTACTGGCATGCACCGCCGCAGGCCCCGGGCGGCGGGCGCGGCCGGCGGGCCGAAGAGCGCTGGCAGCTCAGCCTGGGCGAGGCGCAATACCGCTGGCTGCGCCAGACCCTGGAGGGCAGCCGCGCCCGGCACAAATTCGTCTTCGTGCACCAGCTGATCGGCGGGCGCGACCGCCAGGGCCGCGGCGGCGTGGAGGCCGCCGGCTTTGGCGAATGGGGCGGGCTGAATGCCGACGGCAGCCCCGGACTGGCCCAGCAACGCCCCGGTTGGCCCGAGGCCCTGCATCCGCTGTTTGTGCGCACCGGCGTGACGGCGGTGTTCAAAGGGCATGACCATCTGTACGCGCTGCAGCGCCGCGATGGCATCGTCTACCAGACCGTGCCCCAGCCCGGCCATGGCGAGGGCGGGCCGGACCCCGCCGACTACGGCTACACCGAAGGCCTGCTGCGCAACAGCGGCGGCCTGCTGCGCGTGAGCGTGCGGCCCGACGGCCTGGACCTGGACTATCTGGGCACCGGCAGCCCGGGGGCCCCGCGCCTGCTGCACCGTGAAACCCTAAGCACTCCGGAGCGCCGGCCATGA
- a CDS encoding metallophosphoesterase family protein produces MKQPQPLHTTLRALGAATSLLTLLACGGGGGSAPAPSPAPAPAPAPAPAPAPAPAPAPAPAPAPAPSEGFSGSLLLGAPTTSTVVLNLLSASQSGWVRVAYAAEGGSEPERISPAQALLAGQPLRLLLGDLRANQRYRYRLLYQAQAGGSEVAGSSASFQTARPPGSRFSFTLQADSHLDENSDLELYRRTLANVAADAPDFHIDLGDTFMTEKHSDPLEALVQMAPDPATVNRRYAYERGNFGAISASVPLFLANGNHEGELGWLNDGSASNLAVWATQARQRYFANPSPGIFYRGDTLPDPFVGERAAWYSWQWGDALFIVLDPFWNSAQQASKDGWNLSLGERQYRWLADTLAGSSARYKLVFLHNLVGGLDGQMRGGVEAAPFFEWGGKNADGSEGFAARRPGWGLPIHALLKQHGVTAVFHGHDHLYAQQELDGIVYQAVPQPSARNTSSGASLARDYHYSSGSIQSSSGHLRISVGPDGLRCDYVRAWLPAQETATRRNAQVDASWSRP; encoded by the coding sequence ATGAAACAGCCCCAGCCTTTGCACACCACCCTGCGCGCCCTGGGCGCGGCCACGTCTTTGCTCACCCTGCTGGCCTGCGGCGGGGGTGGGGGATCGGCGCCGGCGCCCAGTCCTGCGCCAGCACCCGCACCGGCACCCGCACCCGCACCAGCGCCAGCTCCCGCACCTGCACCTGCACCTGCACCTGCACCTGCCCCGAGCGAGGGTTTCAGCGGCAGCCTGCTGCTGGGCGCCCCCACCACCAGCACGGTGGTGCTGAACCTGCTGTCGGCCAGCCAGAGCGGCTGGGTGCGTGTGGCCTATGCGGCCGAGGGCGGCAGCGAGCCCGAGCGCATCAGCCCGGCCCAGGCCCTGCTGGCCGGCCAGCCGCTGCGCCTGCTGCTGGGGGACTTGCGCGCCAACCAGCGCTACCGCTACCGCCTGCTCTACCAGGCCCAGGCCGGGGGCAGCGAAGTGGCCGGCAGCAGCGCCAGCTTCCAGACCGCGCGGCCGCCAGGCAGCCGCTTCAGCTTCACGCTGCAGGCCGACTCCCATCTGGACGAGAACTCTGACCTCGAGCTCTACCGCCGCACCCTGGCCAATGTGGCGGCCGACGCCCCGGACTTCCACATCGACCTGGGCGATACCTTCATGACCGAGAAGCACAGCGACCCGCTGGAGGCCCTGGTGCAGATGGCCCCCGACCCCGCCACGGTGAACCGCCGCTACGCCTACGAGCGCGGCAATTTCGGGGCGATCTCGGCCTCGGTGCCGCTGTTCCTGGCCAATGGCAACCACGAGGGCGAACTGGGCTGGCTGAACGACGGCAGCGCCAGCAATCTGGCCGTCTGGGCCACCCAGGCGCGCCAGCGCTATTTCGCCAACCCCAGCCCCGGCATCTTCTACCGCGGCGACACCCTGCCCGACCCCTTCGTGGGCGAGCGCGCCGCCTGGTACAGCTGGCAATGGGGCGACGCCCTCTTCATCGTGCTGGATCCGTTCTGGAACAGCGCCCAGCAGGCCAGCAAGGACGGCTGGAACCTGAGCCTGGGCGAGCGCCAGTACCGCTGGCTGGCCGACACCCTGGCCGGCAGCAGCGCGCGCTACAAGCTGGTCTTCCTGCACAACCTGGTGGGCGGCCTGGACGGCCAGATGCGCGGCGGGGTGGAGGCCGCGCCCTTCTTCGAATGGGGCGGCAAGAACGCCGACGGCAGCGAGGGCTTTGCCGCCCGCCGCCCGGGTTGGGGTCTGCCCATTCATGCCCTGCTCAAGCAGCATGGGGTCACGGCCGTGTTCCATGGGCACGACCATCTGTATGCGCAACAGGAGCTGGACGGCATCGTCTACCAGGCCGTGCCGCAGCCCAGCGCGCGCAACACCAGCAGCGGCGCCAGCCTGGCGCGGGACTATCACTACAGTAGCGGCAGCATCCAAAGCAGCTCGGGGCATCTGCGCATCAGCGTGGGCCCGGACGGGTTGCGCTGCGACTATGTGCGCGCCTGGCTGCCCGCCCAGGAAACCGCCACGCGGCGCAATGCGCAGGTGGATGCGAGCTGGAGCCGACCGTGA
- a CDS encoding metallophosphoesterase family protein: MPLPLPTPPRPPLPLRANTPSPVRARRPAWAALASALLVLGACGGGSGSSPAPAPAPAPAPAPAPAPAPAPAPAPAPAPAPAPAPAPAPAPAPTPAPAPAPAPAPSPAPAPSPAPAPGTSSFRGTVVLGSPTDTGIKANVYAPDQGGTVWLAYGTRSGALDAQTPAQALVAGQPLEIALQGLAPNTRHYYRLHFQPSGGAAAAPGNETSFMTARPPGSRFSFALQGDSHPERLKTQFDPDLYRRTLSTAAADQPDFYILMGDDFSVDTLDPATINQAKVLERYTLQRPYLGLIGQQAPLFLVNGNHEQAAAYLLDGTPNNVAVWAQNARNSLYAQPAPDSFYGGNPTPVPHIGLLRNYFSWTWGDALFVVIDPYWHSPVAVDNVFGGVDKRASMWDVTHGDAQFQWLKRTLEGSRARYKFVFAHHVMGTGRGGVELAKLWEWGGESANGQFDFALKRPSWTEPLHRLMARTGVTIFFQGHDHIWVRQQLDGVTYQTLSEPADPNYTLWNADAFQSGDKFPNSGYTRVQVAPEGVRVEYVRSLLQRDEAPGRVHGSTVYSYTLP; this comes from the coding sequence ATGCCCCTGCCTTTGCCCACACCGCCTCGCCCTCCGCTGCCCCTGCGCGCCAACACCCCAAGCCCAGTCCGCGCACGGCGGCCCGCCTGGGCGGCCCTGGCCTCGGCCCTGCTGGTGCTGGGCGCTTGTGGCGGCGGCTCGGGCAGCAGCCCGGCGCCCGCACCCGCACCCGCACCCGCACCCGCACCCGCACCCGCACCCGCACCCGCACCCGCACCCGCACCTGCACCTGCACCTGCACCTGCACCAGCACCAGCACCTGCACCTGCACCTGCACCTACTCCCGCACCTGCACCTGCACCCGCTCCGGCGCCTTCTCCCGCGCCCGCGCCTTCACCGGCCCCGGCCCCGGGCACCAGCAGCTTCCGTGGCACGGTGGTGCTGGGCTCGCCCACCGACACCGGCATCAAGGCCAATGTCTACGCGCCGGACCAGGGGGGCACGGTGTGGCTGGCCTATGGCACGCGCTCGGGCGCGCTGGATGCGCAAACGCCCGCGCAGGCCCTGGTGGCAGGGCAGCCGCTGGAGATTGCGCTGCAGGGCCTGGCGCCGAACACGCGCCACTACTACCGCCTGCACTTCCAGCCCAGCGGCGGGGCGGCCGCCGCGCCGGGCAACGAAACCAGCTTCATGACGGCGCGGCCGCCGGGCAGCCGCTTCAGCTTTGCGCTGCAGGGTGACTCGCACCCCGAGCGGCTCAAGACCCAGTTCGACCCCGATCTGTACCGCCGCACCCTGTCCACGGCCGCGGCCGACCAGCCGGACTTCTACATCCTGATGGGCGACGACTTCAGCGTGGACACGCTGGACCCCGCCACCATCAACCAGGCCAAGGTGCTGGAGCGCTACACCCTGCAGCGCCCCTACCTGGGCCTGATCGGCCAGCAGGCGCCGCTCTTTCTGGTGAACGGCAACCACGAGCAGGCGGCGGCTTATCTGCTGGACGGCACGCCCAACAACGTGGCGGTGTGGGCGCAGAACGCGCGCAACAGCCTCTACGCCCAACCGGCCCCCGACAGCTTCTACGGCGGCAACCCCACGCCGGTGCCGCACATCGGGTTGCTGCGCAACTACTTTTCCTGGACCTGGGGCGACGCGCTGTTCGTGGTGATCGACCCCTACTGGCATTCGCCCGTGGCCGTGGACAACGTATTCGGCGGCGTGGACAAGCGCGCCAGCATGTGGGATGTGACCCATGGCGATGCGCAGTTCCAGTGGCTCAAGCGCACGCTGGAGGGCAGCCGCGCGCGCTACAAATTCGTGTTTGCCCACCATGTGATGGGCACGGGCCGTGGCGGGGTGGAGCTGGCCAAGCTGTGGGAATGGGGCGGCGAGAGCGCCAATGGGCAGTTCGACTTTGCGCTCAAGCGCCCGAGCTGGACCGAGCCCCTGCACCGCCTGATGGCGCGCACCGGCGTGACCATCTTCTTCCAGGGCCATGACCACATCTGGGTGCGCCAGCAGCTGGACGGGGTGACCTACCAGACCCTGTCGGAACCCGCCGATCCCAACTACACGCTCTGGAATGCCGACGCCTTCCAGAGCGGCGACAAATTCCCCAACAGCGGCTACACGCGGGTGCAGGTGGCCCCCGAGGGCGTGCGGGTGGAGTACGTGCGCAGCCTGCTGCAGCGCGACGAAGCGCCGGGCCGTGTCCATGGTTCCACCGTCTACAGCTACACCCTGCCATGA
- a CDS encoding helix-turn-helix domain-containing protein, which yields MSATKDHRSAGRPTFRIDPDRLRSIREEKSLTQVRLIAMVHEHMGTHATKDPVKHYQRIERTGRTSQAMASALAAVLGTTVAVLQGEAPVDEGDLFIDRLERHIAEQIAGNTNPALAAEVARDGGAHPRDVAIDLAHQIESARFNGRADELMALAQLVGWSVEDVSKPVTHRGHWLISSSRSTSTAKVVYGTDEVSWHVHQFAEKHARFHQSDGSVTLREALPKLFVEIQHPYHAALRLSTSFMRCVASSTGLQWVNPSWRDRFFLDDSLRRWAYRTFNFVTDFDGLRRPADVRRLRLKVEKFGQNKTWTHLFLVDGNLADMHDRTFQSFQVEGSSHDVVLNWLIAAAAVELKPLFDEWPVDCWEFQAHERCICLHLNVPLRLSQARGQDFQWGPWYRLDLVEEMPDGALRPAPWREASVATSSDELKRRLTTAPG from the coding sequence ATGTCAGCAACTAAAGACCACAGGTCAGCCGGCCGGCCAACATTCCGCATCGACCCGGACCGGCTGCGCTCGATCCGCGAGGAAAAGTCGCTCACCCAAGTTCGGCTCATCGCTATGGTGCACGAGCACATGGGTACTCATGCCACAAAAGACCCGGTCAAGCACTACCAGCGCATCGAGCGCACGGGCAGGACCAGTCAAGCGATGGCAAGCGCCCTGGCTGCGGTGCTGGGAACGACCGTCGCAGTTCTGCAGGGCGAGGCACCTGTGGACGAGGGTGACCTCTTTATCGACCGACTGGAGCGCCATATTGCTGAGCAGATTGCTGGCAACACCAACCCGGCGCTGGCGGCTGAGGTGGCTCGAGATGGCGGTGCACATCCGCGCGACGTGGCCATCGACCTGGCGCATCAGATTGAGTCGGCTCGGTTCAATGGCCGAGCTGACGAACTGATGGCGCTCGCCCAGCTGGTTGGATGGTCAGTGGAAGACGTGAGCAAGCCGGTCACGCACCGCGGGCACTGGCTCATCAGCTCCAGCCGCAGCACATCCACTGCGAAGGTTGTGTACGGCACGGACGAGGTCAGCTGGCATGTCCACCAGTTCGCCGAGAAGCATGCGCGCTTCCACCAGAGCGATGGCAGCGTCACGCTGCGCGAGGCGCTGCCTAAGCTGTTCGTGGAGATCCAGCATCCATACCACGCCGCGCTACGTCTGAGCACAAGCTTCATGCGTTGTGTCGCCTCGTCGACCGGGCTCCAGTGGGTCAACCCAAGTTGGCGAGACCGATTTTTCTTGGACGACTCGCTGCGGCGATGGGCCTATCGGACCTTCAACTTCGTGACCGACTTCGATGGGCTGCGCCGCCCGGCGGACGTCCGCCGGCTCCGGCTGAAGGTTGAGAAGTTCGGGCAGAACAAGACGTGGACGCACCTCTTTCTCGTCGACGGCAACCTGGCTGACATGCATGACCGCACGTTCCAGAGTTTTCAGGTCGAAGGCTCGTCCCATGACGTCGTGCTCAATTGGCTCATCGCAGCCGCCGCAGTGGAACTCAAGCCGCTGTTTGATGAGTGGCCGGTCGACTGCTGGGAATTTCAGGCGCATGAGCGCTGCATCTGCCTTCACCTCAATGTGCCGTTGCGCCTCTCGCAAGCCCGCGGGCAAGATTTTCAGTGGGGGCCGTGGTATCGCCTCGACCTGGTTGAAGAGATGCCGGATGGAGCACTCCGGCCAGCACCTTGGCGCGAGGCCAGCGTCGCGACCTCGAGCGATGAACTGAAGCGCCGCTTGACGACTGCCCCAGGCTAG